In the genome of Salinispirillum sp. LH 10-3-1, one region contains:
- the phnE gene encoding phosphonate ABC transporter, permease protein PhnE — translation MKATVYSTQWRRPPQIIKATHWRWLFAVGSLVYLYVAIGTVDVNWSRVVEGLERGQRFVAGFLQPDFTTRWRDISRGLVESLTMTLTSTVVGVLISIPIGLGAARNLAPAWIYMICRSIIAASRALQEIVVAIFFVALFGFGAFAGFLTLTFATIGFIGKLLAEDIEDIDEAQAEAVRATGASWYQLINYAVQPQVMPRLVGLSLYRLDINFRESAVIGIVGAGGIGATLNTSLSRYEYDSAGAILLIIIAIVMLTEYSSGHLRKLVK, via the coding sequence ATGAAAGCCACCGTCTATTCAACGCAGTGGCGGCGGCCGCCACAAATCATCAAGGCAACGCATTGGCGTTGGCTGTTTGCTGTCGGCAGTTTGGTTTATTTGTACGTCGCCATTGGCACCGTTGATGTGAACTGGTCGCGCGTTGTAGAAGGGCTGGAACGCGGGCAACGTTTCGTGGCGGGCTTCCTGCAGCCGGACTTCACCACACGCTGGCGTGACATTTCACGTGGCTTGGTCGAAAGTCTGACCATGACTCTAACGTCCACCGTAGTGGGCGTGCTGATTTCTATCCCCATTGGTCTGGGCGCAGCGCGCAATCTTGCTCCTGCGTGGATATATATGATCTGCCGCAGCATCATCGCGGCCAGTCGTGCACTACAAGAAATCGTGGTTGCCATCTTCTTTGTGGCGTTGTTCGGCTTTGGTGCTTTTGCCGGCTTCTTGACCCTGACCTTTGCCACCATTGGGTTCATCGGCAAGCTTTTGGCTGAGGACATTGAAGACATCGACGAAGCGCAGGCCGAGGCCGTTCGTGCGACCGGTGCATCTTGGTATCAATTGATCAACTACGCCGTGCAGCCGCAAGTCATGCCGCGTCTGGTCGGGTTGTCGTTATATCGTCTGGATATTAATTTTCGCGAGAGCGCCGTAATCGGCATTGTGGGTGCCGGTGGCATCGGTGCCACGTTGAATACGTCGTTGTCACGTTATGAATACGACAGCGCGGGCGCTATTTTGCTGATCATCATCGCGATTGTGATGTTGACGGAATACTCCTCTGGACACTTGCGGAAGTTGGTAAAATGA
- the phnE gene encoding phosphonate ABC transporter, permease protein PhnE has translation MTLLNESMEWRHRTPKTRLLLWVFWMCLVALFVWCWNVMTENTMWVFVYDAPAAAADLMDRAFPPRWEYMNRLWKPLWDTINMATLGTLLGIVMAVPLAFFAASNTTPSRLILRPFALLCIVASRSINSLIWALLLVSILGPGLLAGILAIAFRSIGFIGKLLYEAIEETDVAQIEAITATGASQGQILNYGIVPQVLPAFYGISVFRWDINIRESAILGLVGAGGIGAQLQASMNVLAWPQVTLIILVVLATVVFSEWVSANVRKAVI, from the coding sequence ATGACCTTACTGAATGAATCGATGGAATGGCGTCACCGTACGCCAAAAACCCGCTTGTTGCTGTGGGTGTTCTGGATGTGTTTAGTCGCACTCTTTGTGTGGTGCTGGAATGTAATGACGGAAAACACCATGTGGGTGTTCGTCTATGATGCGCCGGCAGCGGCAGCTGACTTGATGGATCGTGCTTTCCCACCGCGCTGGGAATACATGAACCGGTTGTGGAAGCCACTGTGGGACACCATCAACATGGCAACGCTGGGCACTCTGTTGGGCATTGTCATGGCGGTGCCTTTAGCATTCTTTGCGGCGAGCAATACCACGCCGTCACGCTTAATCTTGCGTCCTTTTGCGCTGTTATGCATTGTGGCGTCACGCTCGATCAATTCGTTGATCTGGGCGCTGCTGTTGGTGTCAATTTTAGGGCCTGGCTTGTTGGCGGGGATCTTGGCCATAGCGTTTCGGTCGATTGGTTTTATTGGCAAGCTGCTGTACGAGGCTATTGAAGAGACTGACGTGGCGCAAATTGAAGCCATTACCGCCACCGGTGCGTCGCAAGGTCAGATATTGAACTACGGTATTGTGCCGCAGGTGCTGCCAGCGTTCTATGGCATCAGCGTGTTCCGGTGGGACATCAATATCCGTGAAAGCGCCATTCTTGGGCTGGTCGGCGCAGGTGGTATTGGTGCGCAACTGCAGGCCAGCATGAATGTGTTGGCGTGGCCACAGGTGACTTTAATCATCCTCGTGGTGCTGGCAACGGTGGTGTTCAGTGAGTGGGTGTCGGCCAATGTGCGCAAGGCGGTGATCTAA
- a CDS encoding SulP family inorganic anion transporter — MLKRLSPYNAAMTKRFSSANVHQLSHDVSAGLLVALVGLPQCLAYAMLAGLPPMYGLSTAIVAGAFAALLGKSHRITVGPTNTTGLIVLASLAPFALSPDLLLPAMAVLTILAGAWRLVIVWARAERIFNFIPEAVMLGFATGAALLIAWMQVDDLLGQPAQGVRTAVAQAHALYLLDWRHLDLIGVTLGVCSLVAVMLGKRWLPRWPIALLVLVTATSAAALLPEALQQGIVFLGSAATISDGWPQGAWPSLDLDLWLQLLMPALAIAMIGSLELIVTLRANREMPLLSNELRAQGFANLAAAFAASFPASASLTRSALLKLGNAQTRLAPMLAALLLLPVLLFGAHWVQQIPLGVIAGLLVATAWSMLDQPSIATLWRANRQTRGLFVITLVATLALPFHYAILLGVALSIALFLHQTSRADLRWFACMNDELLPWPSADVSSDHLDTVYVQVSGSLYFAAAKSLPEQVIDGLHPTCKHLLIDVNHAHQLRYSALLALREIVDYGMDNGIDVSIGRDAPGLLELSHRFNIDLPLADWTLERRIRWESLKD; from the coding sequence TTGCTAAAACGGCTATCGCCCTACAATGCAGCCATGACGAAACGATTCAGCTCAGCCAATGTTCATCAGCTCAGCCACGACGTAAGCGCCGGGTTGCTGGTCGCCTTGGTTGGCTTACCACAATGCTTAGCGTACGCCATGTTGGCGGGTCTACCGCCCATGTATGGGTTGAGCACGGCGATTGTTGCCGGTGCCTTTGCGGCGCTGCTGGGGAAGAGCCATCGCATCACGGTGGGACCGACCAATACCACAGGCTTGATCGTATTAGCTTCGTTAGCCCCCTTTGCCCTTTCTCCCGACCTATTGCTGCCCGCTATGGCCGTGCTGACTATTTTGGCCGGCGCGTGGCGGCTGGTGATTGTCTGGGCGCGTGCCGAGCGCATCTTTAACTTTATACCCGAAGCAGTGATGCTAGGGTTCGCTACCGGTGCTGCCTTATTGATTGCCTGGATGCAGGTCGACGATCTGTTAGGGCAGCCCGCGCAAGGCGTAAGAACAGCGGTAGCACAGGCACACGCTTTGTATCTGTTGGACTGGCGTCACCTTGACCTTATTGGCGTGACCCTAGGAGTCTGTTCTCTCGTCGCCGTAATGCTGGGCAAACGCTGGCTGCCGCGCTGGCCAATTGCGTTATTGGTATTGGTCACCGCTACCTCTGCGGCGGCCTTGTTGCCCGAGGCTCTGCAACAAGGCATCGTGTTTCTCGGCTCCGCCGCCACCATCAGCGATGGTTGGCCACAAGGCGCTTGGCCCAGCCTCGACCTGGATTTGTGGTTGCAGCTACTGATGCCCGCTTTAGCGATTGCTATGATCGGCTCTCTGGAACTCATTGTAACCCTGCGTGCGAACCGAGAAATGCCGCTATTAAGCAACGAGTTGCGTGCCCAAGGCTTTGCTAACCTAGCCGCTGCATTCGCCGCCAGCTTTCCAGCGTCTGCCAGCCTCACGCGTTCAGCCTTGCTAAAACTGGGGAATGCCCAGACGCGTCTTGCGCCCATGCTGGCAGCGTTGCTCTTACTGCCTGTTTTGTTGTTTGGTGCGCACTGGGTACAGCAGATTCCTTTAGGCGTGATTGCTGGCTTGTTGGTTGCAACGGCGTGGTCTATGCTGGATCAACCAAGCATTGCCACGTTGTGGCGCGCTAATCGCCAGACACGCGGACTGTTCGTCATTACCTTGGTCGCAACCCTTGCCCTGCCCTTTCATTACGCGATTCTGTTGGGTGTGGCGCTCAGCATTGCGTTGTTCTTGCATCAAACCAGCCGTGCCGACCTGCGTTGGTTTGCCTGCATGAATGACGAACTGCTGCCGTGGCCCAGTGCAGACGTATCGTCAGATCATTTAGACACAGTCTACGTACAAGTCAGCGGCAGCCTGTATTTTGCCGCCGCAAAATCTTTACCCGAGCAGGTCATCGATGGCCTGCACCCAACTTGTAAACACTTATTAATAGACGTCAATCATGCGCACCAACTGCGTTACAGCGCGCTGTTGGCGTTGCGTGAGATCGTCGATTACGGCATGGACAATGGGATTGATGTCAGTATTGGCCGGGACGCTCCCGGCCTGTTGGAGTTATCGCACCGCTTTAACATTGACCTGCCGTTGGCCGACTGGACGCTAGAGCGCCGCATTCGTTGGGAAAGTTTAAAGGACTAG
- the phnC gene encoding phosphonate ABC transporter ATP-binding protein, protein MLTVDALNKTYKTGDKALTDVSFTVPKGQVVGLIGPSGAGKSTLIRCINRLVEPTAGKILLNDLDITDLSTAELRRARRRIGMIFQEYALVERLTVMENVLSGRLGYVPFWRSFTRKFPGADIAKAFRLLDRVGLIAHAYKRADALSGGQRQRVGIARALEQDPELLLIDEPTASLDPKTSRQIMRLLVEICNESGLPAIINIHDVVLAQQFTDRIIGLQAGKIVFDGAPSELTEKVLTQIYGEEDWTAMRKGATEDAAEEQAAELEAKRLVAAL, encoded by the coding sequence ATGCTGACTGTTGACGCACTGAATAAAACCTATAAAACCGGCGACAAAGCCTTAACCGACGTATCCTTCACAGTGCCTAAAGGGCAGGTAGTGGGCTTGATTGGGCCATCCGGCGCGGGTAAATCGACACTGATTCGATGCATTAATCGGTTGGTCGAACCGACCGCGGGCAAGATCCTGTTGAACGACTTGGACATAACAGACTTGTCGACTGCCGAACTGCGCCGCGCCCGCCGACGCATCGGTATGATCTTTCAGGAATATGCTCTGGTGGAACGTTTGACGGTGATGGAGAACGTACTTTCGGGACGCCTTGGCTATGTACCATTTTGGCGCAGCTTTACGCGCAAGTTTCCCGGTGCAGACATCGCTAAAGCTTTTCGTTTGCTGGATCGCGTTGGGCTGATCGCGCATGCTTACAAACGCGCTGATGCGCTATCAGGTGGTCAACGGCAGCGCGTGGGCATTGCGCGTGCGTTGGAGCAAGACCCGGAGCTGCTCCTGATTGACGAGCCAACCGCGAGTCTGGACCCGAAAACCAGTCGGCAAATCATGCGTTTGCTGGTGGAAATCTGCAATGAAAGTGGCTTGCCCGCCATCATCAATATTCACGATGTGGTGCTGGCCCAGCAGTTTACCGACCGCATCATTGGTTTGCAGGCGGGCAAGATTGTTTTTGATGGTGCCCCGAGTGAACTGACAGAAAAAGTTCTGACGCAGATTTACGGTGAAGAAGATTGGACCGCCATGCGTAAGGGCGCGACCGAGGACGCGGCGGAAGAGCAAGCCGCTGAGCTTGAAGCCAAACGGCTGGTGGCTGCACTATGA